TCCTGCCTTGAAGGGGTGCCACAGCCAGGCTAAGTCCTTGGACGAGCTGATGGTTCGCATCCGCGAGGCTATCGAGCTTTGTCTTGAAGCCCAAGGTGACAAGCTGGAGCCGCTCGACTTCGTCGGCGTCCAGAAGGTCACCGTTGGCTGATGGCCCGGCTTCCCAGATTGACTGGCAAGGAAGTCATCGCGGCGCTGCAACGGGTTGACTTTGAGGTGGCACGCGTCAAGGGTAGCCACCATTTTCTACGACACCCGGACGGTCGCGTGACGGTTGTCCCCGTCCACGCGGGCGAGATTATCGGTCCGGGACTGCTGGCGAAGATTCTTCGCGACTGCGACCTGACCCGCGAGAAATTCCTCGAGCTCTGTCGCGGGTGACACGAGTCGAACTCGCTCCGCTGCTGGCACCCTGAGCCAGGGGCTCAGTCGAAGCACCAGCCGGCCGTCTCGAGACCCCTGGTCCATATCAAGAGGTATGGCCGGGTGCGCTTCGGCCACTCCGAGCTGACGGGGGCAAACAACTCGAGACAGCATCCTTATCTGTGAGTACATTGTGATTACATCGTTCGGAGATCAGCCATGAAGGCGCGCCTCGTCCGAATGGGCAACTCTCGAGGAATTCGCGTCCCGAAGCCTCTGATGGAACAGACCGGCTTGGAAGAGGACGCGGAGATCGTGGTGGGTCGCTCTCGCGCAGGGTGGGTTGAAGCGTTTCGGACCATGGCCGGGCACGGTGACGACGAGTTGCTCGATGAAGCCCGATCCACTCGCTGGGACGAGGACGAATGGTAATGGCGGTAAAACCCGCCATCCGGGCGCTCGCCGCGGTCGCCATCCTTCTGATGACCGCCTGTGACGGTCGCCGGCGACCGAACATCGTCCTGATTGTGGCCGACGACCTGGGTTACGCGGACATCGGCGTCCACGGCAGCCGGGACATTCCAACGCCGAACATCGATCGGATCGCTCGCGAAGGGATTCGCTTCACAGACGCCTATGTCAGCGGCCCCTATTGCAGCCCGACGCGAGCAGGTCTCATGACGGGCCGGTATCCGCAACGGTTCGGCTACGAATTCAACCCCGATGGATCCCCGGATTTCGGATTGCCCCTGACCGAGACGACGATCGCGGACAGGCTGAAGGCTGCCGGTTACCGCACGGCCCTGTTCGGCAAATGGCATCTCGGCTCGGCGGATCGATTGCACCCGATGCGTCGCGGATTTGAAGAGTTCTACGGGTTCCTCGGCGCCGACCATTCGTATATGAATGTCGACTATGTCGATGTGGGCACGAATCTGCCCGACCCGCTGCTGGACGGCATGACGCCCGCCCCGTCGGTGACGTACCTCACGGACGCGCTCGGCGATCGGGCCGTCCGCTACATCGAGCAGCACGCGTCGGAGCCGTTCTTTCTCTATCTCGCGTTCAACGCCGCCCATGTGCCGATGGAAGCGCCCGAGAAGTACCTCGATCGCTTCCCGGACATCGCAGACCCGACGCGCCGCACCTATGCCGCCATGGTGGCCGCGATGGACGATGCGATCGGGCGAACGCTGACCAGCCTGCGCGATCAGAAGCTTGAAGAGACAACGCTGGTGATTTTCCTGAACGACAACGGCGGACCGACGATGCCGACGACGACGGTCAACGGGTCGAGCAACGCTCCCCTGCGCGGATCGAAGCGGCAGACCTGGGAAGGCGGCATTCGCGTCGCGTTCGCGATGTCGTGGAAAGGGCACCTCGACGCGGGGCGGGTGGATCACAGGCCGATCATTCAGCTCGACGTCGTGCCGACCGCGCTTGCCGCCGCGGGCGTGGCGACGAACGGAGCAGCGTTCGACGGCGTCGATCTCCTGCCGTTTCTGACCGGCGCAGCGCAAGGCGCCCCGCACGACACGCTGTATTGGCGCCTGGGCGGCACGATGGCGATTCGCCGGGGCGATTGGAAGCTGGTCAAGACTCGCGACGGCCCGCTGGTCGACGTCGATCCCTCGACGCTGACCGACCTTTCGGAAGCCGGTCTCTACAATCTCTCCGAAGACATCGGCGAGACCCGGAATCGGGCGGCCGATCGGCCGGACAAGGTGAAGGAGCTCAGTGACTCGTGGCAGCAGTGGAATCGCCAGCTGCCCAAGCCGTTGTGGGGACCTCGACCAGGGCCGAGCAAAGACTGAGGCCGTCGAACTACCACGGCCGGTTTACTTCACCACGATATAGCAGCATCCCTCAATATCGCAGCCGTCGTAGGGCAGCGGGCAGTCAGCCGGGACGACGCACGTGTACTGGCAGCCTGGGCCTTCCTGACAGGTCACGTCGTCCGAGCAGATCTCGGGCAGGTCGAGGAGCGGCGGCGTGGTGCCCGGCGGGCCGGGCAGGCAGCCGCCGAGCACCGTGCGGGCCGACGGCTCCCGCTCTGCCGCGTGCCCGCCGGTTGACGCCCCTCGCTTCGTCGAGATAAACTGCGCCATCACAGACGAACGCAGTCGTCCAACCACGAGGGGGAGCCATGATCGACCGCCGGCCCGCAGCGGGTACGTTCGCTGCTTTCGCCCTTATCTCAGTCCTGTTCAGTCCATTTTCTGGCCCGGGGGCGCTCGCGGCGGACCCCACTCCCGCCGATGCCGATCTGGCCTACCACCATGCTCCGATCCACTATCAGGACACCGACAGCACCAACGCCAGAGCCGATTTCATCTCGGCCTTCAGCTACGACGGGAACTTCGACGCCGAGGACAACTGGGACCACCTCGAATTGTTCCAGCAGTTCGCGCATGCCTATCACTCGGTCGTCGAGACCTGCACGCACTACTTCATCGACTACGGTTTCTTCCACCCCAGGGACTGGACGGATTCGAGCTTCGATCAGGAGCATGAAAACGACATGGAGGGACTCCTGGCCGTCGTCCGCAAGCCGGCGGGGGCGACCGATCCCCCGCTGGGCCGGCTCGAAGCGCTCGTGACCGTTTTCCACACTGACTTCTATTCCTATACGCCCGCCGACAGCCCGCTCGTCGGCAAATACGAGGACATCGACGGGACCGTCACCCTGCAGTCGTTCAATGGCTCCGGGCATCCGCTCACCGCGCAGCAATCAAAGGGGCACGGGCTCAAGGTTTGGCCGTACATCGACGATTTCACGGGCGCGGAGGACCAGGACGGCGTGATCTACTTCCCCACCGGCGCGGGCGAGGTGCCAGGCTCCGGGAACGACCGGGAGGTCGGGTACGGGCTCATTTCGTTTTTCGACGCCGGCGGCCTCTGGGAGCGGCAGATCCTGGAATCCGGAAGGAGCCGTGACGCCTCGCTGAGCTTCGCGTCATGGGGGCATTTCAAGGGGAACGAGAGCGGCGGCTGCGGCGACGGCATTACCGTCACCTGCTCCACCGACAGCGCCTCTCCCCCGTGGGGATGGGACGACGGAGACGACGGCCCGACCTTCGCCGGCGAGATGGCGCTCGATCCGGCTCACCTCGTGGACATGTACTTCGACCACGGAGCGGGCGGCGGCAGCTTCGGCCAGGCGTACGTCCGCAATCGGTATCTCGAAGACCTCAGGACCGCCGGCTACACTTCGGCCTTCCTGCCACGCGGCATGTCCGGCTCTCTGGATCTCGATGCGATGTACGCCAAGCTGGTCGGCCTCGACGGGGACGCGGACGGGTTGGAGAGCTGCGCCGAGATCAGCCTCGGCACCGACCCGAAAGATGCCGACTCCGACGACGACGGCCTCCTCGACGGCCTTGAAGTCCTGAGCCTGGGAACCGATCCGCTGCAGCAGGATTCGGACGGCGACGGCATCGACGATGGGGACGAAGACGCCGACGGCGACGGAGTCTCCAACGCCGACGAGATCGAGCAGGGGACCGATCCGGCCTCCGGCGACAGCGACGGCGACGGGCTGCCCGACGGCCTGGATCGGGATCCGACGGTCGCCGACCGCGACGGTGACGGACTGGTCGATGGCCGCGACGTCGAATTCGTTCAAACCGCCGTGGCGGGGCTCCCTTCCGACAGCTTCATCCCTGCCGGCGGCGGGACCCAGCACGCGATCGAATCGGTTCTCGAGGACGTCGAATCGCTTCTGCTCGTGGGAGACGTGAATGGGGCCCTGCGCAAGCTCATGGATCTGCGCCGGCGCCTCGACGGCTGCGGCACCCGGCCGGACCGGAACGACTGGATCCTGGACTGCGCGGCCCAGGTTAGCATCCGGTCGCTCATCGACCTCCTGGTGACGAACCTCGGCGGGGCGTGAGCTGTGCCCCTTGCGTGGAGGAAAAGCGCCGTTCGCCGGCGAGTCATGAGGTGATGCCATGATTCCGAAGAGTGCCCGCACCAGATTGCGGGACGGCGTCTGGATGCTGTTCTTTCTCGCGTGGCCGGCGCCGGAGTCGGTGCTGGCACATGCGAGTTCTGCTTGACGAGTGTGTGCCCCGACGGCTCCGTGACGACCTTCCCGCTCACGAGGTTCGCACCGTTCCCGAAATGGGCTGGGCATCCGAGGAGAACGGGCGACGCCATTCCAGGCCTCCAAGAGTCTCGCCCCATTCTTGACCACGAGCCTCTCGATCCTTCGCAACTCCACGGCCCCGAAGCCTGTTACCCGCGCAAGCGCCACCGGCTGTAGCCAAAACTTTGCCAGATACCGATCGCGTTGGACATGGATGTGCAGGGGCTCCGTTCCCTCGTTGCGCCGCCCTTTCGCGTCGAGGCTGAGCGCTACGGACAGTGGCCTGATCATGACGTCGGTCCGGCGCTACACCCTGTCTTCCGCGTCTTCCGCCACGGCGCTGCGCGCAGCGCATCATTATTCATACCCGCTCGTCAATTCGCTGCGCCGCTTCGTTTGCGGGGAGGACGCGCCGCATACCGGGCCCTGGCCGACCCGGTCCCGTGGGACCGGCCGTGGCCGGATGCTCACGCCGCGCCATACGTGTCGCAGCCCGGACGTTTTCCATCCGCTCGTGCGACTAAAGGGGGCGGGCGGTTCACCAGGTGCTCCGGGCCGCTTGAACTGCACCTTTCTCCACCTTTTTTATTGACTGCACCCCGGGGTGGGGGTATTTAGGCAACAAAACCTTGCCCTTCGACTCCATTTTCGCCCGCAAGGGACGGGGGGAACTGATGCTGCATCGGACTCTTCGCGCCGCCGCCACCACCGCGTTCATTCTCCTGGCCGCCGCATCGCTCGCGGGGCCGGCGTTCGCCCACAACCCGGCGGAGGTGCACCGGGCGCTCGGGGCGATGGAGGTCACCCAGTCGATCCAGACCCTGCCGCAGCAGGGGCTGGCGTCGAGCGTGCCGCTGACGGCCCACAAGCCCACGACCATCCGCGCCTACATCGAGGGGACGCGGCTCACGCACGTGCTGTTCGGCCACTTTCCGGACTTCACGCCGATCTCGGTGGACGGGACGCTGACGATCAAGCAGGGAGGGTCGACCATCGCGACCCTGGCGGCGACCAACGGGCCGATCTCGGTCACTCCCTGGCTGTCCGCCAATCCGGCGAGCGCCAACAGCAGCCTGAACTTCGACTGGGCGTTCCCGCCGAATGGCACGGTGAGCCTGGAGCTCGACATCACGACCAGCCCGGCGTCGATCACCGCCACCGATCCGCCGGCGCAGATGGTCACGTTCGTCCACAACCAGCGCCTGCGGATCGAGGGGGTGCGGCTGCAGTTCGACCACGACAACAACCCGGCCACGCCGCCGACCAAGACGCCGGACCCGGCGCTGGTGGCGAACGGGCTGGACTGGTTCCGCAAATCGGGGCCGATCGCCCCCTGCAAGCTGCAGTACTGGGTCAACCCGACGCCGCTGCAGTGGACGTCCGATCTCTCGAGCACCGTCGACCCGGGGGGCGTCCTGCGCTCGACCCTGGCCGGCATGCGGGTTCAGGGCTCGACGACCTACGACCAGGCGTACGGCTGGTGGCAGGGGGGCGTCTCGGGGAACGGCAACTCGTCGCTCCCGGGCTCCTGCGCCTCGACCATCGGGCGCGGGGCTTACGGGAACACCGACCCGACGCGGCACCAGAGGACGTTCACCCACGAGCTGTACCACAACTATCATCAGGTGCACTACGCGGACGGCGCGCCGGACGTGAACTGGGCGTGCGACGCCCACCCCGGGCTGGACACGAACAGCGGCCAGCTGGGCCTGGTCGGCTGGGACACCTCGACCGGGACGCCGGTCCCCTCGACCAAGCTGGACGTCATGGTCCCGGGGCAGGTGACCTCGGCGGCGTGGCAGGACTCGGCCCGCTACTCGATCATGTGGAACAAGTGGGACGACCCGGGGCCGGAGTCGCTCTTCGACACGTGCCACTTCAACTGGTGGCAGGCCTTCCCGCTCGAGACCTTCCTGCCGTTCGGGCCGATCCTGACCTCGGAGGAGAACCTGCCGAACGTCGACTTCATCCTGGTGACCGGGGGGATCGATCCGTCCCGCGTGGGGAAGCTGCACCCGGCCTGGCGGCTGAAGCGGCCGATCCCGCCCGACCCGCCCGAGGGGTTCCGCGAGGGGGACTTCGCCGTGCAGCTTCTCGGGCTGCAGGGGCAGATCGTCGACGAGCGGCGCTTCTTCGCTGACTTCGACGACCCGGACGGCGACGGGCACAACCAGTCCGATTACGCCTTCCTGATGCACATCGCGACACCGCTCGGCCCGACCGGGGCGCTCAACCTGAGCGAGATCCGGCTGATGGACCTGGCGAGGGGCGCGCTGCTTTCGTCGATTCGCCTCACGCCGGGCGTGCCCGCCGTGCAGATCCTGAGCCCCGATCCGCGGCAGACGCCGGTCTTGAACCAGCCGTTCGAGATCCGCTGGGCCGCCTCGGACGCCGACGGCGGGCCGCTGACCTACGCCGTGCAGTACAGCCCGGACAACGGGCAGCACTACCTGGCCCTGGCGAACAACCTGACGCAGCCGTCGTATATCGGCGACCCGGCCATCCTGCCGGGGGGCGCGCACATCGTCCTGCGCGTGCAGGCGTCCGACGGCTTCAACGTCGGCGAGGCGACGGCCGGCACGTTCCAGGTCCCGCGCAAGGCGCCGCAGGTGTTCATCCACTCGCCGGCGGAAGGCTTCCCGCCCGACCCCGTCATGCCGATCTTCGCGGAGTGCCGCGGGCTGATCCTGGTCGGATCCGGGACGAGCCCGGACGATGGGGCGCTCCCCGGCGATATGCTGGAGTGGTCGGACGACATCCAGGGACCGCTGGGCCGCGGCTACCTGCCTCCCGGCCCCTGCCTGACGGCCGGGATCCACAAGATCACCCTGACCGGCACGGACAAGGCGGGGCGGCAGGGGACGGCGTCGATCCAGGTCAAGGTCGTGCCCCCCGGGCTGGACAGCGACGGCGACGGGACGCCGGACTACGCCGATCGCTGCGGGGTCAATCCGGGCCCGCCCGGGAACGACGGCTGCCCGTACGCGCCGGACGCCCTGCCGCTCGACGTGAGCGTGCAGATCAACCCGGGGCCGCCGGGCGGGCAGTTCACCAGCTTCTTCGACGTCTTCTTCGACGTGACGATCACCAATCCCCGGCCGGCCGACGTGATGATCGAGACGCTGCACGTCTCGAGTTTCGTTCCGGGCGACAGCCTGTCCATGATCGACCTGCCGCTCCCGACCCTGCTCGGCCCGGGGCAGTCGCAGACCTTCAGGTACTCCTTCTTCGACGTGTTCGTCCCGCCCAGCCCGATCGTGTACGGCGACTACGCCGCCGTGTTCGAGCCGATGGCCGGGCCGAACAACCCGCTGGGCCACGGCGGGGTCGGGTTCCAGGTCGTGCCGTCTCTCGCCGCGCGCTGCAAGCCGATGCAGGTCGGCGGACCGCTCGGCTGGTCGGTCAAGGCCCCGATGCCCGACGGCCGCGAGGGGGCCGCCGGGGTGATCATCGGCGACAAGATCTTCGTGACGCACGGCGAGCGGGCCGGCTTCCCCGACACGTCCACCAACTTTGTCTACGACATCCCCTCGAACACCTGGGGGGCCGCCGCCTCGGCGCCGCTGCGGCGGGCCGAGCTGACCGGCGTCTGCATCGAGACGCGCGACGGCAGGGCGAAGCTGTTCGCGGTCGGCGGGCGCAACCAGGCGTCGGGGACGGTGCTGAACAACGTCGAGCTGTACGACCCGGCGGCGAACGCGTGGGCCGCGGGACCGCCGATGCCGACGCCGCGCCGGGGCCTGGGGGCCGCCTTCGTGCCGGGGCCCGGGGTCGCCGGGGGCCAGCTCGGCAGCGTGTACGTGATCGGCGGCGGCGACGGCCTCGCCCCGCGCTCGGGAACGCCGCTGAAGGCCAACGAGGCGTTCGACGTGGACCTGGGCGTCTGGGTCGCGAAGGCCCCGATGATCCGCCCGATGATGGACGTCTACTCGACGACCTACTTCCCCGGGACCGGAAAGATCTACGTCATCGGCGGCTACAACGGGCTGGCCGAGGACCAGGCGGTGCAGGTCTACGACCCGGCGACCGACACCTGGAGCCTCGGGGCCCCCATGCCGACGCGGCGCTCCAACCTGGTCACCGGCGTCTGCGGCACGCGCATCTACGCCATCGGCGGCTTCGACGGCGTCAATCTATTGTCCCGCAACGAGGCCTACGATCCGTTCGCCGACGCCTGGATCGTGCCGCAGCCTCCCAAGCCGACCGCGGTCGCGGAGATCTCGTCCCAGTTCGTCTACACCGGCACGGAGATCTACGCCATCGCCGGCGTCCTGCCGGTCAGCCCGCCGAGCAGCGCCAACGAGGTCTTCACCTGCGGCGAGGCGCCGCCGTTCTGCCAGTCGGACGCCGATTGTGACGACGGGGTGTTCTGCAACGGGCGCGAGACCTGCCTCGCCACCACGGGGGCCTGCCAGAAGGGGACGCCGCCGATCTGCGACGACAACAACCCCTGCACGGCGGACCGCTGCGATCCCGGCCAGGACGCCTGCCGGAACGTGCCGCTGGCCGACTCGGAGACGGCCAACGGCCTGGACGGCCTGTGCGGCACGGCCGACGACAACCCGCTGCTCGACGGCCCGGACGGCGTGTGTGGCACGGCCGACGACGGCCACGGCGACGGGCTGTGCGATCCGATCGACAACTGCCCGTTCCGGTTCAATCCCGATCAGAAGGACAGCGACGGCGACGGGCTGGGGGACGCGTGCGACTGCGCCCCGAACGCCCCCGGGACGCCGGTGCCGGGCCCGGTCGGCCCCACGCTGATGCTGGCGAATACGCCCGTGCCCGGAGTCACGCGGCT
The genomic region above belongs to Candidatus Polarisedimenticolia bacterium and contains:
- a CDS encoding AbrB/MazE/SpoVT family DNA-binding domain-containing protein; translated protein: MKARLVRMGNSRGIRVPKPLMEQTGLEEDAEIVVGRSRAGWVEAFRTMAGHGDDELLDEARSTRWDEDEW
- a CDS encoding sulfatase-like hydrolase/transferase, producing MVMAVKPAIRALAAVAILLMTACDGRRRPNIVLIVADDLGYADIGVHGSRDIPTPNIDRIAREGIRFTDAYVSGPYCSPTRAGLMTGRYPQRFGYEFNPDGSPDFGLPLTETTIADRLKAAGYRTALFGKWHLGSADRLHPMRRGFEEFYGFLGADHSYMNVDYVDVGTNLPDPLLDGMTPAPSVTYLTDALGDRAVRYIEQHASEPFFLYLAFNAAHVPMEAPEKYLDRFPDIADPTRRTYAAMVAAMDDAIGRTLTSLRDQKLEETTLVIFLNDNGGPTMPTTTVNGSSNAPLRGSKRQTWEGGIRVAFAMSWKGHLDAGRVDHRPIIQLDVVPTALAAAGVATNGAAFDGVDLLPFLTGAAQGAPHDTLYWRLGGTMAIRRGDWKLVKTRDGPLVDVDPSTLTDLSEAGLYNLSEDIGETRNRAADRPDKVKELSDSWQQWNRQLPKPLWGPRPGPSKD
- a CDS encoding type II toxin-antitoxin system HicB family antitoxin — its product is MSREFNVIIERDAEGYYVGSVPALKGCHSQAKSLDELMVRIREAIELCLEAQGDKLEPLDFVGVQKVTVG
- a CDS encoding type II toxin-antitoxin system HicA family toxin; the protein is MARLPRLTGKEVIAALQRVDFEVARVKGSHHFLRHPDGRVTVVPVHAGEIIGPGLLAKILRDCDLTREKFLELCRG
- a CDS encoding kelch repeat-containing protein; translated protein: MLHRTLRAAATTAFILLAAASLAGPAFAHNPAEVHRALGAMEVTQSIQTLPQQGLASSVPLTAHKPTTIRAYIEGTRLTHVLFGHFPDFTPISVDGTLTIKQGGSTIATLAATNGPISVTPWLSANPASANSSLNFDWAFPPNGTVSLELDITTSPASITATDPPAQMVTFVHNQRLRIEGVRLQFDHDNNPATPPTKTPDPALVANGLDWFRKSGPIAPCKLQYWVNPTPLQWTSDLSSTVDPGGVLRSTLAGMRVQGSTTYDQAYGWWQGGVSGNGNSSLPGSCASTIGRGAYGNTDPTRHQRTFTHELYHNYHQVHYADGAPDVNWACDAHPGLDTNSGQLGLVGWDTSTGTPVPSTKLDVMVPGQVTSAAWQDSARYSIMWNKWDDPGPESLFDTCHFNWWQAFPLETFLPFGPILTSEENLPNVDFILVTGGIDPSRVGKLHPAWRLKRPIPPDPPEGFREGDFAVQLLGLQGQIVDERRFFADFDDPDGDGHNQSDYAFLMHIATPLGPTGALNLSEIRLMDLARGALLSSIRLTPGVPAVQILSPDPRQTPVLNQPFEIRWAASDADGGPLTYAVQYSPDNGQHYLALANNLTQPSYIGDPAILPGGAHIVLRVQASDGFNVGEATAGTFQVPRKAPQVFIHSPAEGFPPDPVMPIFAECRGLILVGSGTSPDDGALPGDMLEWSDDIQGPLGRGYLPPGPCLTAGIHKITLTGTDKAGRQGTASIQVKVVPPGLDSDGDGTPDYADRCGVNPGPPGNDGCPYAPDALPLDVSVQINPGPPGGQFTSFFDVFFDVTITNPRPADVMIETLHVSSFVPGDSLSMIDLPLPTLLGPGQSQTFRYSFFDVFVPPSPIVYGDYAAVFEPMAGPNNPLGHGGVGFQVVPSLAARCKPMQVGGPLGWSVKAPMPDGREGAAGVIIGDKIFVTHGERAGFPDTSTNFVYDIPSNTWGAAASAPLRRAELTGVCIETRDGRAKLFAVGGRNQASGTVLNNVELYDPAANAWAAGPPMPTPRRGLGAAFVPGPGVAGGQLGSVYVIGGGDGLAPRSGTPLKANEAFDVDLGVWVAKAPMIRPMMDVYSTTYFPGTGKIYVIGGYNGLAEDQAVQVYDPATDTWSLGAPMPTRRSNLVTGVCGTRIYAIGGFDGVNLLSRNEAYDPFADAWIVPQPPKPTAVAEISSQFVYTGTEIYAIAGVLPVSPPSSANEVFTCGEAPPFCQSDADCDDGVFCNGRETCLATTGACQKGTPPICDDNNPCTADRCDPGQDACRNVPLADSETANGLDGLCGTADDNPLLDGPDGVCGTADDGHGDGLCDPIDNCPFRFNPDQKDSDGDGLGDACDCAPNAPGTPVPGPVGPTLMLANTPVPGVTRLSWGAIALAETYNTYRGTIPRTMMGSRAAPYDHGCFEKDDAQQNGPTISVDGMAPPAGMAFYYDNTGQTGCGEGPLGQASNGDTRPNMFPCSPGPGTSVETPPHVDPPDPNAQIPCIGNPDTLPAGVGAQLPAFEGDPIFLSFPVALASTQTAAEVRQKFILPAVQAMGTCFTRGAQVLFPPPDDGIAQKRADFSGLAKDVEFEFMSFPELLRPETQHMIDVFLGRVPPDAEIDEALETGEGMNFAQYVAGIERQEIIYPFQQMESGVPIEHTMLLASRWEGQAVTSVRGALVNRYSVGNQVMIPMADAPAVGISALRATPGVLAVLSQRAEDGPYLVLLPYGSDRQGIVQLRYAYRMILNGLSAGLADGPFLLWLDAATGQILEMTPLFSDVSATGEVYKRDPGLGTVLQSFQVDPAAGGLYTLKLAGVMNRVDYRGNGYDASDISISDSSGGSSGTFANFNQSPINNEAQALCASGTNKAFQQVDFFASIYRYRQTVLSNGIFTPFPASVWNPKVEVKRCAGGSNNGGFCTGNLDCPGGTCGNWCNANASMTYGACAGYFDAGCPNVPGEFTNFAHDNTVVAHELAHSITPRLTNARPGDWCCTPFCFFPCAMPLGWGKFHDLADFWADHFENTNCTAGWVGKNIGGPVNNSLNCSPGNNEAGYLPRLHEVSVPFNPGDAGDHFPEHRGPGTSSCNYDDGQIGAAALWQVRLGMRSKCRPSGVPQFGVRYQRAMKHTGFFGAAPACSDLGIYRHLYDLETEMLDQWATSGSPGGPPAFAHNGPHSSNKVTAGFARAGVFLVPYTCLDGGAPCLAGENGADAVIDVDDNDPGDDLTLNGVYMPEVDYLELAGPAPTFHVWTGPRYRLDGVGGDATFSNPAPCNAKFKVEVSTDPTFPSPIIDSPWIDVDRDPSTAASPECYGTWTPNAGKWNQLQAGGALSRIYYRVRTRDASDGNERLSTTPGNGLWSVPPPYAVLTVDGEPEY